GGCAAAGAATTGAAGGAATTCATCAACGGTTGATATGCGTATACGAATTTTGTTTCTGCTGGCTGCGATGCTTTTCGCCGCCAGCACTTCTGACGCGCTCGCTGAAAGCTCCCTGACGATCCTCTACACCGGCAACAATTACGGAACGCTTCGCCCCTGCCCCACCTGAGGCGGCCGAACCGTCGGCGGCGTGGCCCGGAGGGCCACCTTTCTCAACTTGGCGAGGAAAGACCAACCCAAGAATGTTCCCCTGCTGACGTTGGCCGGAGGCTACGAGTTCGGCCGTGAGGCGCTCGGCTCCAAGGACGCCGAAAGCCTCAAGGCTTTGGCCGTCAGTTACGGAATGATGGGGTACGATCTCGGCCTTCTCACCGGATTCGAACTCAAGGAATTCAAAGAAAACGGCCTGACGCCCCCCGACCATTGGGTGCATCCCGATGAAGTGCGCTTCATGCGTCTGGATCGGGACGGGGTCGCCGTCGGCGTGCTTCTGTTTCCCGAGATGCCCGCCGAGGCCAAGACGCCTCCGCAGCGCGTGCTCAAGGAAATCGAGAATATCTTGCGGCAGCAGCGCGGCAAGGTGGACCTGCTCGTGGGCCTGTCCCCCTGGGGGTTGTGGGTCGAAAAAACCTACCTCGAATCCGGAGCCGACACGCCCGACATTTTGTTCGGCAGCGGTCCCGGCGTGGAGGTTCCCGGCAGCATCATAGCCGGCGGCCGGACATTCTGGACCCGACCCTATGCCAAGGGCAAAAGCGTGACGCGCATCGACATTCTCGATCTGCCGCGCGGCAAGGCATCCTTCGCATGGGCCGAGAACGGAAACATCCGGATCGAATCGCCCGCATTGACTGACAGTTATATTGAAGATATTGATGTTCTTTCCGCATTAGTCGGTGCCGGTGCCGAATAATCGCACCGTGCAGTCAGAAACCCGGCAGACCCAAAGGAGGATCACATGAACTTCAGCGGCGCGTTCACCGCATTGGTCACGCCTTTCCGGGATGGTGCCATCGACGAGGACGCATACCGCGCCCTGATCGAATGGCAGATCGAACAAGGAATCGACGGCGTCGTCCCCTGTGGAACCACCGGCGAAGCAGCGACCATGACTCATGACGAACAGGGCGAGGTCATTCGCATTTGCGTCGACCAGGTCAAAGGACGCATTCCTGTCATCGCCGGGGCGGGCTCCAACAACACCAAGGAAGCCATCCAGCTTACCCAGCTCGCCAAGAGGGCCGGAGCAGACGCCGCCCTTCAGATCACCCCCTACTACAACAAACCCACGCCCGGCGGGCTGGTGGCCCATTTCAAGGCCATTGCCGCCGAGTGCTCGATCCCCATGGTGCTCTACAACGTTCCCGGACGCACCGGCCTGAACTGTCTTCCGGCCACTGTCGCGCGCATCGCCCGCGAAGTGCCCGAAGTCAAGGCCGTCAAAGAGGCCACGGGCAATCTTTGCCAGTGCGCCGAGGTCGTGGAGCTCTGCGGCCCGGACTTCGCCCTGCTCTCCGGAGACGATTTCACGGTTCTGCCTCTTTTGGCAGTCGGCGGCTCCGGCGTGATTTCGGTGGTTTCCAACATCGTTCCGGGACTGATGAGCGGAATGTGCAAGGCGTTCGCCGAGAAGGACACCAAAAAGGCGCTCGAACTGAGCCTGAAGATGGCTCCTCTCAGCCGGGCCATGTTCATGGAAACCAACCCCATCCCCGTGAAGACCGCCCTTTGCTATATGGGCGTGATCGAGCGTGCGGAATTCCGCCTGCCCATGGTCCCGCTGCTTGAGGAAAACCGCGAACCCTTGAAGAAGGTGCTGCGCAACAGCGGCCTGATGGCTTGATTCGAAACATCCGCCAATAAAAAAGGCCTCTTCGGAGGCCTTTTTTATTGGGGACAGCTTGTGGGATCCTGGAGCTTGATGAGGACTTCCCAGAGTTCATCCTCTTTCCTGAGAAACGCCTCCACGATGGCCGGATCAAAATGCTTCCCGCGTTCGCTGACGATGATGTCCCGGCAGCGTTCGCGCGAAAAGGAAGGTTTGTAGCAACGCTGGCTGCCCAACGCGTCGAATACGTCGGCAAGGGCCACGATGCGGGCCGCAAGCGGAATGTCCTCCCCGGCGAGCTGCTGCGGATATCCGCTGCCGTCCCATTTCTCATGGTGGTGCATGACGATGTCCTTGGCCACCCGGAGTTGTTCCGATCCAGTTTCCTTGTAAATATTCTCCAGAAGCTCTCCGCCGACCTCGGTGTGCTTGCGCATGATCCGGTATTCGAGCTTCGTGTACTTGCCCGGCTTGTTCAGGACGCTGTCCGGAACGGCCACCTTGCCGATGTCGTGCAGAACCGACATGGACTCGATGGTGGAAATTCTGGCGGATGTGAGCACGGAAAAGCCGTTCTCCGCAAGATCTTCACAAAGCAGACGGGTGCAGAGCTTGACTCGGCGCAAATGGTTGCCGGTCTCCTCGCTGCGGCAATCCGCAAGCTGGGCCAGGGCGAAGATGAGCTTGTCCTGGCTTTGCAGTTTGAAGATGCGCTCCGCCGCGCCGAGCCGCACCTTGAGCTCTTCCAGGTTGACCGGCTTGATGATGAAGTCGTCCGCACCCACCTCAAGGGCCTTGACCAGGTTTTCCTTGTCGGCAAGCGCGGTGAGGACAATGATATAGGTATAGTTTATTTCACGCTGGCGAATGGTTCGAATGAGCTCGAAGCCATCCATGACGGGCATTTCCAGGTCGGTGATGATCAATTTGGGGGAAAAGCGCTCGAATTGGTCAAGCCCGTCCTTGCCGTCGCTCGCTTCCAGGATGTCGAAATCCCATCCCTTGAGCTGGCGGACCAGGGTTTTCCGCTGAAAGCGCGAATCCTCGACCACAAGGATCGTATGCGCTTTTTCTAAATCCCAGTTGACCAAATTCATTCTCGCAATGCTGCAATCGCGTTGGAGGAAGCCCGAGACGCCCCCGGCATTTTCGTGAACATGTATTTTGAAGGCTTTGCGTCAAACTGTCAAAACAAAACCGGGCGTCGCCCCCCCCTTCGCGGTCTGGAAACGACATGAATTTCCTTTCTTTTCTGCTGCGGGCATCCATGAGTTCAAACTCTCGGTTTGCCCAAATCATAAGCATGTCGATTTGAGAGGTTATGATTCGTTTTTTTTACCTTGAGTTTGATCGAACTGCAACACTCCCTTGAGGGCATCTCTCTTTTCGGAGTGCCAATATTTATTATCGATCCAAAATTATTGATAATATTTACTATTGACAGAATCAGCTCATCAACATAATTTCCTATCCTAATGGTATGGAATAAGCAGATAGCTTTGCGGGCCATCCTCGGCCTGATCCTGAGCGCATTCGTTCTCGCGGCTGGACTTCCCGCGAGTTCGATGGCTTCCAGTTGCGCCCCTTGTACAAATCCGCTTTCTCATTCCGATGCAGCTTCGGATTGCGAAGATCGCCTGTCCGGGCTCATGCCTTGTTGCGTGGATTTCACGGCCATTTTGGATTCGCCTTCGTCCTGGTGTTCCCCCCGTCCCTTGCCCTGCGCCTGCTCCATGCAACAGGCAGGAGCCCAGGCGCGAAATTCCGAAGCATCTGCACTTCGAAACCCCGCGTTCTCGGCCTTATCCATCTCTGGTTCCGTTGTCGCAGGTTCCTACGGCGGCTCTGCATATCTTTCTTCTCAATCCTACTCCTTCCCGATCCCGGACAGCTCGCTCTATCTCCGGCATCGGTCGCTCAGGCTGTAAGCCGGCAAAATCCTTCCCCTCTCTATTGTAATCCCCCCTTCCGGGGCTTTCTGTTCATCCGTTCGCCTTGCAGCGAACTATCGGCCCGTGCCGAAAGGAATGCATCATGTCCAATAAGATTGCCGTGTTTGTTGTGTTGTCTTTTTTCGTAACCATCGTGGTGTCCTTTTCCGGCGGTGATGCCCAGGCCTTTGGATTCTTCAGTAAATATAAGTCAGTTGAAGCCGTTAACGGTGTCGTGACTGTTCCAGTCGAGGAAGTGGATGACGGCAGCGCTCATTTTTTCGAGTTTGATGCCAATGGTCGCAGTGTCCGGTTTTTCGTTCTGAAAAGCAGCGACGGTGTCATCAGAGCAGCCTTTGACGCCTGCGACGTTTGTTTCGAAGCCCGCAAGGGGTACGTGCAGAATGGCGACTTCATGATCTGCCAGAACTGCGGACAGAAGTTTCATAGCGCCCGCATCAATGAGGTGCGCGGCGGTTGCAATCCCGCTCCGCTGGAACGCACCTACGATTCGAACAGCGTGAAGTTCAACGTCGCCGACATCGCAGCCGGCGCTGGTTATTTTTAGACAACAGTATGAACATACTCACGATACCCTTGCGGAACATCCGCAGGAAACCGCTACGGGCGGCCATGTTGCTCGGAGTGTTTGCACTCGGTCTGACTGCCGTCATCGCGCTTGCGCTCGTTTCCGGCCGAGTCGGGGATAGTTTGGAGCAAAAGCTCTTGGCTTTTGGTGCGAACATTCTTGTATCTCCGAAAACAGACACTCTTACAGTGAGTTATGGTGGCTTTCAGCTTGGCGACCTGCCCTTTGGAGAACGCAGCCTGCAACTTGAGGAGGTGGATTCGGCGATCCGCTCGATTCAACTTCGGGAGCGCATCAGCGCCGTTGCCCCCAAGCTTGTCGCCATGACCGAGGCCGTCGGCAGGGATGCACGAAAAGTGGGCGTCGGCGTGGTCGGCGTCCGCTGGGAAGATGAAAAACAACTCAAGGGTTTTTGGGCCGTTCAGGGGGCCTACCCTGATAACGGGCAGGAATTGATCGCCGGCTTCCGCGCGGCGGAAAGCTTGGGACTCAAGCCCGGCGACACTCTTGAACTCTTCGGGAACACGTTCACGGTCAGCGGGGTGCTGCACTCCACGGGCTCCGACGACGACAAGGTTCTATTTGCGGATATCACCACGGTGCAGGCCTTCACTGGCCAACCCGGCAGCGTCAGCTTCGTCGAAGTCGCGGCGCTCTGCTCCGGCTGCCCCATTGAGGACATCGTGGCGGAAATCAGCAATGCCATGCCAGGAAACGACGTCACCGCGTTGAAAAACGTGGTCAAGCAACGCATGTACTCGGTGGAATTCGTCCAACGTCTCGTGCTGGCCGTCAGCCTGGTCATCCTGCTGACCGCCTGCGCCATGGTCGGCCTGGCCATGCTGTCTTCAGTGAATGAACGGCGCAAGGAAATCGGGCTGCTGCGTTCCCTCGGCTACTCCAAGGGCGACATATTCGCGATCTTCAGCTTCGAGGCGTTGTTCATCGGCCTCAGCTCCGGCGTTCTCGGATATGTCTGCGGATGGTTCGCGGCAGGACAGGTGGTTTCGGTGCTCGATACCGGAACCTCAAGCAGTCTGCCGTTCCAGGCAGGTCATCTTCTGCTCGCGGCCTTCGCTGCGGCGCTGGTATCCATGTTGTCGGCCTCCTTCCCGGCGGCCAAGGCGGCCAGAGTTCGTCCCTACGACGCGCTCGCGGCTCTCTAGGAGAAATGCCATATGCTTCAAGCAATTGATATCTGCAAGACATTCCAAAACACTCCTGCCTTGCGTTCGGTGAATCTTCACATCGAGGAAGGCGAGTTCGTTTCTGTCGTGGGGCGATCCGGATCCGGAAAGTCTACGCTTCTGGCTGTTTGTTCGACACTGCTCGCGCCGGATTCCGGCCAACTGATCTACAAGGGTCAAAATGTCTCGGAACTGGACGCGGACGGGCTGAACCAACTGAGGCATACTGATTTTTCGGTGATATTCCAGTTTCATCACCTCATGCCGTATCTTACTGCCGAGGAAAACACTCTGCTTCCCTTCATGAATGCGTATCGGTCTATCTCCGCTGCTGCAACTGCCAAGGCACGCGAATGCCTTCGCCGAGTGGGGCTTGACGGCAAGGGCGACCGCCTGCCGGGCGAACTGTCCGGCGGGGAGCAGCAGCGCGTGGCCATTGCGCGCGCCCTGGTCAAGGATTCCAGGATCCTTTTCGCGGACGAGCCTACGGGCAGCCTGGATCGTGAAACTGGAGAAAGCGTCATGGCCCTGCTCCGGGAACTGAACCGCGACGGCTTGACGGTGATCATGGTCACGCATGATTCCGAATATGCGAAAATGGGGACGCGCATTGTCGAGCTTGCCGACGGAGATGTTTGCTGAGTTCGTCTCTTCCCGGCCATCAAATAGAAAAGCCCCGGCCGCAAACGCGACCGGGGCTTGTTTCATTCGGATGCCGAACCGTTTAGCCTTCGAAGGCCTTGATGAAGTTCGGAGCAACCTGCTTCTTGCGGCTCATGACGCCGTCCAGCCAAACGGACTTTCCGTTGGGCTTCACGCCG
This portion of the Paucidesulfovibrio longus DSM 6739 genome encodes:
- a CDS encoding UshA-like (seleno)protein family 2, which produces MRIRILFLLAAMLFAASTSDALAESSLTILYTGNNYGTLRPCPTUGGRTVGGVARRATFLNLARKDQPKNVPLLTLAGGYEFGREALGSKDAESLKALAVSYGMMGYDLGLLTGFELKEFKENGLTPPDHWVHPDEVRFMRLDRDGVAVGVLLFPEMPAEAKTPPQRVLKEIENILRQQRGKVDLLVGLSPWGLWVEKTYLESGADTPDILFGSGPGVEVPGSIIAGGRTFWTRPYAKGKSVTRIDILDLPRGKASFAWAENGNIRIESPALTDSYIEDIDVLSALVGAGAE
- the dapA gene encoding 4-hydroxy-tetrahydrodipicolinate synthase, producing MNFSGAFTALVTPFRDGAIDEDAYRALIEWQIEQGIDGVVPCGTTGEAATMTHDEQGEVIRICVDQVKGRIPVIAGAGSNNTKEAIQLTQLAKRAGADAALQITPYYNKPTPGGLVAHFKAIAAECSIPMVLYNVPGRTGLNCLPATVARIAREVPEVKAVKEATGNLCQCAEVVELCGPDFALLSGDDFTVLPLLAVGGSGVISVVSNIVPGLMSGMCKAFAEKDTKKALELSLKMAPLSRAMFMETNPIPVKTALCYMGVIERAEFRLPMVPLLEENREPLKKVLRNSGLMA
- a CDS encoding HD-GYP domain-containing protein translates to MNLVNWDLEKAHTILVVEDSRFQRKTLVRQLKGWDFDILEASDGKDGLDQFERFSPKLIITDLEMPVMDGFELIRTIRQREINYTYIIVLTALADKENLVKALEVGADDFIIKPVNLEELKVRLGAAERIFKLQSQDKLIFALAQLADCRSEETGNHLRRVKLCTRLLCEDLAENGFSVLTSARISTIESMSVLHDIGKVAVPDSVLNKPGKYTKLEYRIMRKHTEVGGELLENIYKETGSEQLRVAKDIVMHHHEKWDGSGYPQQLAGEDIPLAARIVALADVFDALGSQRCYKPSFSRERCRDIIVSERGKHFDPAIVEAFLRKEDELWEVLIKLQDPTSCPQ
- a CDS encoding DUF2318 domain-containing protein; its protein translation is MSNKIAVFVVLSFFVTIVVSFSGGDAQAFGFFSKYKSVEAVNGVVTVPVEEVDDGSAHFFEFDANGRSVRFFVLKSSDGVIRAAFDACDVCFEARKGYVQNGDFMICQNCGQKFHSARINEVRGGCNPAPLERTYDSNSVKFNVADIAAGAGYF
- a CDS encoding ABC transporter permease yields the protein MLLGVFALGLTAVIALALVSGRVGDSLEQKLLAFGANILVSPKTDTLTVSYGGFQLGDLPFGERSLQLEEVDSAIRSIQLRERISAVAPKLVAMTEAVGRDARKVGVGVVGVRWEDEKQLKGFWAVQGAYPDNGQELIAGFRAAESLGLKPGDTLELFGNTFTVSGVLHSTGSDDDKVLFADITTVQAFTGQPGSVSFVEVAALCSGCPIEDIVAEISNAMPGNDVTALKNVVKQRMYSVEFVQRLVLAVSLVILLTACAMVGLAMLSSVNERRKEIGLLRSLGYSKGDIFAIFSFEALFIGLSSGVLGYVCGWFAAGQVVSVLDTGTSSSLPFQAGHLLLAAFAAALVSMLSASFPAAKAARVRPYDALAAL
- a CDS encoding ABC transporter ATP-binding protein encodes the protein MLQAIDICKTFQNTPALRSVNLHIEEGEFVSVVGRSGSGKSTLLAVCSTLLAPDSGQLIYKGQNVSELDADGLNQLRHTDFSVIFQFHHLMPYLTAEENTLLPFMNAYRSISAAATAKARECLRRVGLDGKGDRLPGELSGGEQQRVAIARALVKDSRILFADEPTGSLDRETGESVMALLRELNRDGLTVIMVTHDSEYAKMGTRIVELADGDVC